In Camelina sativa cultivar DH55 chromosome 17, Cs, whole genome shotgun sequence, the genomic stretch TGGTTCTTCTACCGATTAACGAGCCGGTTCACGGgacgaagaggaagagtcaGATTCAGACTTATCTGGAACACAACGAAGGAGCAGGGCTACAGCATCTGGCTCTGATGAGTGAAGACATATTCAGGACTCTGAGAGAGAATGAGGAAGAGAAGCAGCGTTGGAGGATTTGTATTCATGCCTTCTCCTCCGCCTACTTACTACCAGAATCTGAAGAAACCAACGTGTTGGTGATGTGCTTAGCGACGAACAGATCAAGGAGTGTTAGGAATTAGGGATCCTTGTGGACAGAGATGATCAAGGGACGTTGCTTCAAATCTTCACTAAACCACTTGGTGACAGGTACAGCGGAAAGAATCAGtgttttaacaaacaaattacattttttggattttctaaGCAAATGCCTTTGTTTATGATTATTGATTGTGTTCATAGGCCGACGATATTTATAGAGGTTATCCAGAGAATAGGATGCATGATGAAAGACGAGGAAGGGAAGGCTTACCAGAGTGGAGGATGTGGTGGCTTTGGTAAAGGatgaacaacaagaagaagccAAACAGCCGGCAAGATATAACATGTATTGAGAATTTATATGATATTGAGAATTTCATTAGCATTATTTCAATAGTATTGATGGTGTTTTAAGACATGTATTGTTATTTGTAGATAAGTCAAACAACATTATCTTTAAGgtaaataatatttcatatcCGGATACaattaactttaaaacaaaacaaagcgaGACATAAATATAAGCATAAGTTATATTATAAGTGAACCCAACTCTTGCCGACGAGAATTGAACAATAAGTTATATAATAGAACAAGCCGGCAAGAAGTAGAACAAACCATCCAAAAGGACTCGGAGAAAAACAACACCAAGGGACatgtactcttcttcttcacgtcCTACCCTTCTTGTAGTTACTTACTGAAATCAGTAGTAAGCCTACTCTTCTTGTAGTTACTTTCGGTACTCTGCTTGTAGTTACTTTCGGTAGTAAGTCTAGTTAGGCTTCTTGTAGTTACTTTCGGTACTCTGCTTGTAGTTACTTTCGGTAGTAAGTCTAGTTAGGCTTCTTGTAGTTACTTTCGGTACTCTTCTTACTTTCGGTAGTAAGCCTACTCTTCTTGTAGTTACTTTCGTTAGTAAGCCtacaatgttttagttttcatcAAGAAAATTAGATATCTCAACGTTTTCAGATATAGATATATTAAAACAGGCCTTTTGGCTGCTTTTAACTCACCTTAATTGTAGCATTGTCCGGAAAAAAAGACCTTGATTTTCACTCAATATTTTCCTACGCACTATGATAGGTGATAGGAGCCTTCACGTCAGAGTCAGAGTCAGATTCCGAGTCAGATTCCGAGTCGCCAGGCTTGGCGTATGAATTCCAGTAGGAAAGCTGCTTGAAAACAACCAGATGCACATCCAGTGGACATGGGGGGTTAGTAAGAGCTTGTTTGAGTAAAAAGTAGTTAGACCATGAAAAAACTCAGCTTAATTACCATTCGTTTATGGTGCCGAGTAGAGAGATGCgtgagaaaattttgaaagcCATAGCCACGAATACTAGTGCACACAAAGCAATCCCAGAAGGAAGGCTTACTGGTTTCACTGCTCTTATCCCCCTCCTCGAGTGCCCCAGGATCTGTgggaataaaaaataaagtaaaaaaattagtagCAACATAATCCAACCAGAATTGAACAAGACTAGGAACCAAAGACAAACCNTCTTCTTGTAGTTACTCTTCTTGTAGTTACTTTCGGTACTCTGCTTGTAGTTACTTTCGGTAGTAAGTCTAGTTAGGCTTCTTGTAGTTACTTTCGGTACTCTTCTTACTTTCGGTAGTAAGCCTACTCTTCTTGTAGTTACTTTCGTTAGTAAGCCtacaatgttttagttttcatcAAGAAAATTAGATATCTCAACGTTTTCAGATATAGATATATTAAAACAGGCCTTTTGGCTGCTTTTAACTCACCTTAATTGTAGCATTGTCCGGAAAAAAAGACCTTGATTTTCACTCAATATTTTCCTACGCACTATGATAGGTGATAGGAGCCTTCACGTCAGAGTCAGAGTCAGATTCCGAGTCAGATTCCGAGTCGCCAGGCTTGGCGTATGAATTCCAGTAGGAAAGCTGCTTGAAAACAACCAGATGCACATCCAGTGGACATGGGGGGTTAGTAAGAGCTTGTTTGAGTAAAAAGTAGTTAGACCATGAAAAAACTCAGCTTAATTACCATTCGTTTATGGTGCCGAGTAGAGAGATGCgtgagaaaattttgaaagcCATAGCCACGAATACCACGGCACACAAAGCAATTCCAGAAGGAAGGTTTACCGGTTTCACTGCACTTATCCCCATCCTCAAGTGCCGGAGGATCTGTgggaataaaaaataaaataaaaaaattagtagcAACATAATACAACCAGAGGCACTTTTCATCTTGAGAATTACGTGCAAAGAGAAAAGTAGTGTAGTATCCATCGTTACGTATCTCGCTAATATGCGTTTCGACGATCGGAAGAGTGAAGGCTGGTGGAGCGGATAGGAACATTATATTAGCGGGGGATGGAGCATCAGGATAAAAGTCAATGAATATACCCAAAGCGTCTCTGGGACCTGTTCCATCAGAAACGAAACTAAAGACTTGAGAGAGAGTCTCTCTAATAATTCCATTAAGGAGCTGTAGGAAGGGAAAAGGAAACTAACTTTTGGCCAAGTTCTTAAAAGCGATCCCAGTGGAAGAGAGGGATTCAAGGATGTCTAAGGAAACCTCTGGTAGTACGCCAATGGCAGTGATGGTGATAGGACCAGTGTAGCCAAGCTTCCTCAAATTCTGTTTGATACACGGACCCACCGGAAACCTCTTTATGTCCCAAAAGAACGTTACTGGGACCGCAGCTGTCTCCTTCGTAGCCTTAGCCTTCTCCATTATTCAAGAATCGAGACTTGAatccctaaaaacaaaaaacaaattcagaaCCGCGTCTTAAATCTAGAACGGGAATCAAACATCAGATAAAGCACTCGGAAAGATAGATCACAGATTGAGACGGTTAAAGGGTCGATATAGATAGAGAGGAACACGGCCGCAACCGTTTCGATCGCAAATACAACTTTTCAGATACTTGCgtggaaatatatataacttgaagGGTTCTACGCAATCGATCGATGAATTTTCTAAGAAACATGAGATTAAGGAGCGAGAATTTTTACCTGAGAGAGATTATAAGCAGCAGATCGTGGCTTTGGTTGTATCTCGATATCGACTAGACTAGGGTTTCGAAATCCCTGATCGAAAGAGAAGATAAAGTTACCATCGCTGCAGCCAAAAATATGTATATCGGGTTGAAAATGGGCTTCGCCTTAATGGGCTTACAGTTTGTATGTCGGCCTTTCCCGTTCACCAATCCTAGtctagttttaattttaatcacgTTAGGGCCGCacctaaaaggtacgacgagctCATCTCAATTACCACCCTAAAACTTGGTATTCGAAACACTTAATAGGATATGCCAAGAGATGTCTCATCCCGTAAATTACATTTCGAAACCAAGCAAAAAGCCGAGCATGTCTCGTACTAGCTTGAAGAAGCTTGAACTAATAAGCCAAGTTCCGGCTTGCATGTTCTTGCCAACCCCAAGCCTCCACAGGGTAAGCCGAATACAAAAGCCGCACCTAAAGGTACGCCGAGTCCGTCTCGCCTACCACTTTGCTCTGGTAAAACATAAAGCCGAGTTGCATATCGAACATACTCTTTCATCCCTCATGCTTGCCGCATCATGCCTACCTACCTAACGGTTTCCATCCTTGTGCTCACTCCCCTTGCACTTCCGCACTCGCGCTTGTTACCCTCATGCTCAACGCCCTTACGATCGCCTCCCTCGCGCTTGCCATTCTTATGCTCGCTGCCCTCACAGTCAACACTCTCACACTCGTCTACCTCACGCTTGCCATCTTTATGCTTGCCCCCCCCCCCTTGCGCTTGACGCACTCTCACTTGTCGCCCTCACGCTCGACTCCCTCGCAAATGTCGCTCTCACAGTCGATGCTCTCACGcttgtctctctctcactgGCCAATCTCGTGGTCTCCGCCCTCACACTAGATGTTTTTGCGCTCGCCTACCTCAAACTTGGCGCCTACCTCAAGCTTGGCGCCTAACTCAAGCTTGGTGCCTACCTCAAGTGCCTACCTCAAGTGCCTATCTTAAGTGCCTACCTCAAGTGTCTATCTCAAGTGCCTACCTCAAGTGCCTACCTAAAGTGCCTACCTCCATCTTTGGTGCCTACCTCCAGCTTGGTGCCTACCTCCATTTTGGTGCCTACCTCAAGCCTTGTGCCTACCTCAAGCTTGGTTCTTACCTCCAGCTTAGCGCCTACCTCCAGCTTAGCGCCTGCCTCTGCTCTCAAGCTTGGCGCCTACCTCCACTCTTCTACCCGGTGCCAACCTCTAGCTTGGCGCCTACCTTTGCTCTAATTCTCTCATTACCGGTGTAAACCTCACAACCTTCTCCCGCAGTATCACAAGTGCCGACCTCGAGAAGTGTACACATGCCACCCTCGCCAAGGACGACCTTGCCTTGCCCAACTGTTTTGCAAAGTATCCAGCCGACCTTACTTGTTGACCATCCCTCTCGCAAGGGGCAAACACCCCAACATTCGACGTTTCTAGGCATGCAAACTTTGCAAGAGCTATCAAACATACCAATCTCGTCGTTAGTGCTTTCGCGAAAACAAGAACTAACACCAAAAGCAAGATGAACCGCCCTCGACGTCGAAAGTTCAGATGCACGCCGACCAGCCACTTTGCAAGGAAAAGAGGAGTCAACGCAATGGATCTTTCTCGTCATGCCGACCTTGCGAGAGTTGTCGAACCTACCAATCTCATCGTCGTCACTGTCGAGAGAATGAGAACCAGCACCGAGAGTGTCAACTATTGTCATCGCTTCTCCCTCGATGACCTCCTCAAGGCGAGCTGCCCACGAAGCCTAAAGTTCAAATCTACGCCATCTCGCAAGAGAAGCGTCAACATTGTGGACCTCAATCTCGCCGACCTCTCCTCATCTCTCGAGCTCACTCTCGCCgaactctctctcttcatctctcGACCCCAATCAACGACGCTGAACAACCATCTCGCCATGATAGGAGCTGACCTTGGAGCTTACCACCACGTTAGGACAAGCGCCGACCCGGAATGAGGATTTTTGCTCGCACCAAACTCTCACCTCTCGACCTTAACACGCCGACCTCCTCTCTCGCTCACAGTGCCGACCTCAACTCGTCGACCTCCTCTCTCGCTCACAGTGTCGACCTCAACTCGCCGACCTCCTCTCGCTCACAGTGCCGACCTCCTCTCGCTCACAGTGCCGACCTCAACTTGccgacctctctctctcacagtgTCGACCTCACCACGCCGACCTCGATATCACCGGCTGGTCCctaaaaactataactcagccgtgataggctgacttattgtacaactcggccatttcacggctgacttagtagcaaaagattaattaccaTAATATTATTCAGTTATGGCTGAATTATTAAAAgatatggctgagttacatattttcagttgatgaagcggctgaatttggctgccatatttttgctttttaattactgtaatgttattcatgttgtgactgagttataatttgtttgatggctgagttttatttaggctgagttataatttgtttgatggctgacttgtcACGTcagacgcatcatccatgtcagcattctatgccatcatattttttctttggagatacgaaacgtcgttccttcGACGCTTGTTCTTACatggtttttacctttttcttcaccttgttcttcttctacttcttcttcactttcttcttcaccttcttattcaccttcttcttctacttcttcttcaccttgttcttcattttctttcatggatccagttccggtactagttgtttccggtaattgggtaaagaaacagagatatgtatttaacaccgatgatagagggtgtatagttgtgcagatagatggaggcacaacacacgacaagcttgtggagcttgttcttgaagactatggattggacgcgtttagccatgagctaaacgCATGCTCTCGATGTAAACAAGTTGGACACAATGCGAAAACTTGTCTGATGCAGTattattgtaatacatttgttttatttttttgcaataacTCAGGCGttaagcattataactcagccgtcatattattcgacgagacctttcgttttccgctttcagattattccttgtgataactcagccacaaagcattataactcaaccATCATATGAaccgacgagacctttcgttttcccgtaaatattataactcagcaatcaagtaatataaatcaactgtttactttcagattatttcttgtaataactcagccacaaaacattataactcaaccgttatatgaatcgacgagacctttcgtcttcctgtaaatactataactcagccgttaagtttttttttttttcaggttgtGACGTGGAAAATcgaaaatgatgtgtattttaatttgttgatgtgtatttttttaatcaaaatcgaaaaactaaacccaaatggtaaattgtaattacacacAGAGCACTAAACATTTGAACAATTTTTAGAAGATTGTTAGATATGaggaataaaccaacttttagataacatttgagtaattctttttattaatatttaagtttttacTGTCAAACTTTTTGGCTCAAAAATAAAGTGTTTTCTTAATATACTGTTTTG encodes the following:
- the LOC104755841 gene encoding uncharacterized protein LOC104755841 — protein: MEKAKATKETAAVPVTFFWDIKRFPVGPCIKQNLRKLGYTGPITITAIGVLPEVSLDILESLSSTGIAFKNLAKSPRDALGIFIDFYPDAPSPANIMFLSAPPAFTLPIVETHISEIRNDGYYTTFLFARNSQDEKCLWLTNESNYKKSRLTTESKKSTENPGALEEGDKSSETSKPSFWDCFVCTSIRGYGFQNFLTHLSTRHHKRMLSYWNSYAKPGDSESDSESDSDSDVKAPITYHSA